A section of the Deinococcus taeanensis genome encodes:
- a CDS encoding class I SAM-dependent methyltransferase, with protein MVKSAVRIATLDQLLDALDGLFVDGSDWTRREQEDPWVRIFSQDNHPLNSNLPDANLVSWFRQGFLPEGGARMALDLGCGLGRNTRWLARQGYQATGIDLSAYAINQARGRSSGGAVTFREGDVLREHISGGPFDVVYDSGCFHHLPPHRRLSYLQTLENVLKPGGLFGICTFAWGQMGSEEDDVTLLRQGHLEGGIAYTMDDLRQVFSSLEFIEGDVLQIESGQTEEVFHMPFLHAALFRRHQ; from the coding sequence ATGGTAAAATCGGCAGTGCGAATAGCGACTTTAGATCAGCTCCTGGACGCTCTTGATGGCTTATTCGTCGATGGCTCTGATTGGACTCGGCGAGAGCAGGAGGACCCATGGGTTCGCATTTTCAGCCAGGACAACCACCCTCTGAATTCCAATCTTCCTGATGCCAATTTGGTCTCTTGGTTCAGGCAAGGTTTTCTCCCGGAAGGGGGGGCCCGGATGGCACTTGATCTCGGTTGTGGCCTAGGCCGAAATACTCGCTGGCTCGCTCGACAGGGATACCAAGCCACCGGCATTGACCTATCCGCATATGCGATCAATCAAGCGCGGGGGCGCTCCAGCGGAGGAGCCGTCACATTCCGGGAGGGAGATGTCCTGCGCGAACACATCTCGGGCGGGCCTTTTGATGTGGTCTATGACTCAGGCTGCTTCCACCATCTTCCACCGCATCGCCGATTGTCTTACCTCCAGACCCTGGAGAATGTCTTAAAACCTGGCGGATTGTTCGGTATCTGCACCTTTGCGTGGGGACAGATGGGCAGTGAAGAAGACGATGTCACGCTCCTGCGCCAAGGTCACCTTGAAGGCGGAATCGCGTACACCATGGACGATCTTCGCCAAGTCTTCTCTTCGTTGGAATTTATAGAAGGTGATGTTCTTCAGATCGAGTCCGGCCAGACTGAAGAGGTCTTCCACATGCCGTTCCTGCATGCAGCGCTTTTCCGACGGCATCAATAA